A single genomic interval of Chitinophaga sp. 180180018-3 harbors:
- a CDS encoding aconitate hydratase — MVFDIDMIKRVYAALPGKVEATRKMLGRPLTLAEKILYAHLFAPTTTPFERGNSYVEFAPDRVAMQDATAQMALLQFMTCGRDKVAVPSTVHCDHLIQAKVGAVQDLATAIDTNKEVYDFLSSISDKYGIGFWKPGAGIIHQVVLENYAFPGGMLIGTDSHTPNAGGLGMVAIGVGGADAVDVMAGLPWELKMPKLIGVKLTGKMSGWTSAKDIILKVAGILTVKGGTGAIVEYFGEGADSFSATGKATICNMGAEIGATCSIFAYDTKMADYLKVTGRTDVANLADGVREHLRPDAEVYADPAKYYDQLIEINLDELEPYVNGPFTPDLAWPISKFAQAVKENNWPEKLEVALIGSCTNSSYEDISRSASLAQQAIDKQLDMKSEYTITPGSELVRYTIERDGLLNTFNQVGGVVLANACGPCIGQWARHIDDPNRKNSIITSFNRNFAKRNDGNASTHAFVASPEIVTALAIAGDLTFNPLKDKLKNKNGEEVMLDEPVGFELPVKGFAVEDAGYQAPAEDGSGVQVIVSPTSDRLQLLAPFAAWEGTDLKGLKLLIKAKGKCTTDHISMAGPWLKYRGHLDNISNNMLIGAVNAFNDKTDTVKNELTGQYGPVPATMRAYKAAGFGAVVVGDENYGEGSSREHAAMEPRHLGVRAILVKSFARIHETNLKKQGMLGLTFANKEDYDKIQEDDTIDILGLTTFAPGKQLTVALHHKDGSSDQFPVNHTYNEQQIEWFKAGGALNVIRAEAAKAKA; from the coding sequence ATGGTGTTTGATATTGACATGATTAAAAGAGTGTATGCGGCACTCCCGGGTAAAGTGGAAGCAACCCGTAAAATGTTAGGTCGCCCGCTGACACTTGCTGAGAAGATTTTGTACGCTCACCTGTTTGCACCGACTACCACGCCCTTTGAAAGAGGCAATTCCTATGTTGAATTTGCTCCGGATCGCGTAGCTATGCAGGATGCAACTGCCCAGATGGCTTTGCTCCAGTTTATGACCTGTGGCCGTGATAAAGTAGCGGTTCCGTCGACAGTTCACTGCGATCACCTGATCCAGGCTAAAGTAGGCGCAGTGCAGGATCTGGCGACTGCTATTGACACCAACAAAGAAGTTTACGATTTCCTTTCTTCTATTTCTGATAAATATGGTATTGGCTTCTGGAAACCCGGTGCTGGTATCATCCACCAGGTAGTACTGGAAAACTATGCGTTTCCGGGCGGAATGCTGATCGGTACCGACTCCCATACTCCCAATGCCGGCGGTTTAGGCATGGTAGCTATCGGTGTGGGCGGCGCCGATGCAGTAGACGTAATGGCTGGCTTACCCTGGGAATTGAAAATGCCGAAACTGATCGGTGTGAAACTGACCGGTAAGATGAGCGGATGGACTTCTGCTAAAGATATCATCCTGAAAGTAGCTGGTATCCTCACTGTAAAAGGTGGTACAGGCGCTATCGTGGAATACTTTGGTGAAGGTGCCGACAGCTTCAGCGCTACCGGTAAAGCCACTATCTGTAACATGGGTGCAGAGATCGGTGCTACCTGCTCCATCTTTGCATACGACACCAAGATGGCCGACTACCTGAAAGTTACCGGCAGAACCGATGTGGCTAACCTGGCTGATGGCGTGAGAGAACACCTCCGTCCGGATGCTGAAGTATATGCAGATCCTGCCAAATACTACGATCAACTGATCGAAATTAACCTCGACGAGTTGGAACCATACGTGAATGGTCCGTTTACACCGGATCTGGCATGGCCTATCTCCAAATTTGCGCAGGCAGTAAAAGAAAACAACTGGCCTGAGAAACTGGAAGTAGCCCTGATCGGTTCCTGCACCAACTCTTCCTATGAAGATATTTCCCGCTCTGCGTCCCTGGCCCAGCAGGCTATCGACAAGCAGCTGGATATGAAATCTGAATATACTATCACTCCGGGTTCTGAACTGGTTCGCTACACCATCGAAAGAGATGGCCTGTTGAATACCTTTAATCAGGTAGGCGGTGTGGTACTGGCTAACGCCTGTGGTCCATGTATTGGTCAGTGGGCCCGTCATATCGACGATCCGAACCGTAAGAACTCTATCATCACTTCCTTCAACCGTAACTTCGCGAAAAGGAACGATGGTAACGCTTCTACCCACGCTTTCGTAGCTTCTCCTGAAATTGTTACAGCGCTTGCTATTGCCGGTGACCTCACCTTCAATCCGCTGAAAGACAAACTGAAAAACAAGAACGGAGAGGAAGTAATGCTGGATGAGCCGGTAGGTTTTGAGCTTCCTGTAAAGGGTTTTGCTGTGGAAGATGCCGGATACCAGGCTCCTGCTGAAGATGGTAGCGGTGTACAGGTGATCGTGTCTCCGACATCCGATCGCCTGCAGCTGCTGGCACCATTTGCAGCATGGGAAGGTACAGATCTGAAAGGACTGAAGCTGCTTATCAAAGCGAAAGGCAAATGTACTACTGACCACATTTCTATGGCTGGTCCATGGCTGAAATACCGTGGCCACCTGGATAATATCTCCAATAACATGCTGATCGGTGCGGTGAACGCATTTAACGATAAAACTGATACCGTTAAAAACGAATTAACCGGCCAATACGGTCCTGTTCCTGCCACCATGCGCGCTTACAAAGCTGCCGGTTTCGGTGCGGTTGTAGTGGGTGATGAAAACTATGGTGAAGGATCCAGCCGTGAGCACGCTGCCATGGAGCCCCGTCACCTCGGCGTTCGTGCCATCCTGGTGAAATCTTTCGCCCGTATCCACGAAACCAACCTGAAAAAGCAGGGTATGCTGGGTCTGACTTTCGCTAACAAGGAAGACTATGATAAGATCCAGGAAGATGATACTATCGATATCCTGGGCCTCACTACCTTTGCTCCCGGTAAACAACTGACTGTTGCCCTGCATCATAAAGACGGCAGCTCAGACCAGTTCCCTGTAAACCACACTTATAACGAACAACAGATCGAGTGGTTTAAGGCAGGTGGTGCGCTGAACGTGATCCGTGCAGAAGCAGCCAAAGCTAAAGCTTAA
- the cysD gene encoding sulfate adenylyltransferase subunit CysD, whose translation MTSKINWEFPQALEDEAIYILRETVAQFEKPVLLFSGGKDSITLVRLAQKAFYPGKIPFSLLHVDTGHNFPETIQFRDWLVNTLGLDIIVRNVQDSIDQGKVQEETGKYASRNALQTVTLLDAIEEGKFDACIGGARRDEEKARAKERIFSVRDEFGQWNAKMQRPELFDILNGKINIGENVRVFPISNWTELDVWNYIVREKLEIPSIYFSHEREIIERDGLYWPYSSFLNTTADEVPFRQKVRFRTVGDMTCTAAVLSEADKLEDIIAEIMEAKISERGARIDDKRSEAAMEKRKQAGYF comes from the coding sequence ATGACCAGCAAAATAAATTGGGAATTCCCACAGGCCCTGGAAGATGAGGCGATATATATACTTCGTGAAACAGTAGCACAGTTCGAAAAGCCAGTGCTGCTTTTCTCCGGCGGTAAAGATTCTATCACCCTGGTAAGGCTCGCCCAGAAAGCGTTTTACCCGGGTAAAATACCATTCTCATTATTACATGTGGATACCGGACACAATTTCCCTGAAACCATTCAGTTCCGCGACTGGCTGGTGAATACCCTGGGACTGGATATCATTGTAAGAAATGTACAGGACAGTATCGATCAGGGTAAGGTACAGGAAGAAACCGGCAAATACGCCAGCAGGAATGCACTGCAAACAGTGACCCTGCTCGATGCCATCGAAGAAGGTAAATTTGATGCCTGCATCGGCGGCGCGCGCCGCGACGAAGAAAAGGCACGTGCCAAGGAAAGAATCTTCTCCGTACGCGACGAATTCGGCCAATGGAACGCCAAAATGCAACGTCCTGAGCTATTTGATATCCTCAATGGTAAAATTAATATAGGCGAAAACGTTAGGGTGTTTCCTATTTCCAACTGGACAGAGCTGGATGTATGGAATTACATCGTACGCGAAAAACTGGAAATTCCGTCTATTTACTTCTCACACGAAAGAGAGATCATAGAAAGAGATGGACTTTACTGGCCATATTCTTCCTTCCTCAATACTACCGCCGACGAAGTACCTTTCCGTCAGAAAGTGCGCTTCCGCACCGTTGGCGACATGACATGTACCGCTGCCGTACTGTCTGAAGCAGACAAACTGGAAGATATCATTGCTGAAATCATGGAAGCAAAGATATCTGAACGTGGCGCACGTATAGACGACAAACGCTCTGAAGCCGCCATGGAAAAGAGAAAGCAGGCAGGATACTTTTAA
- a CDS encoding phosphoadenylyl-sulfate reductase, giving the protein MTDITTQLVNKSVEEAIQFLLDQYPGAVAFSTSFGQEDQVISDIIWRNQLPVRVFTLDTGRLFQETYDVMDLTMARYKQPVEVYYPDTAAVEKLVTTKGPNSFYESVENRKECCGIRKIIPLNRALEGVKVWITGLRAEQSENRQNMETLEWDSQRHLYKYNPLIHWGYDEVVAYLEKYNVPYNKLHDKGFVSIGCAPCTRAIEAGEHPRAGRWWWEQSKKECGLHG; this is encoded by the coding sequence ATGACAGACATTACCACCCAGCTGGTTAACAAATCAGTAGAGGAGGCCATACAGTTTCTGCTGGATCAGTATCCCGGAGCCGTGGCATTCTCCACTTCGTTTGGCCAGGAAGACCAGGTAATATCAGATATTATCTGGCGTAACCAATTGCCGGTTAGAGTTTTCACCCTGGATACAGGTCGTCTTTTCCAGGAAACCTACGATGTAATGGATCTTACCATGGCCCGTTACAAACAGCCTGTTGAAGTTTATTACCCCGATACAGCAGCCGTAGAGAAGCTTGTTACCACTAAAGGTCCTAATAGCTTTTATGAATCTGTGGAGAACCGCAAAGAGTGTTGTGGTATCCGTAAAATAATTCCCCTCAACCGGGCACTGGAGGGCGTGAAAGTATGGATCACGGGGCTTAGGGCAGAACAGTCCGAGAACCGCCAGAATATGGAAACCCTGGAATGGGATTCCCAACGACATCTCTATAAATATAACCCACTTATCCACTGGGGCTATGACGAAGTAGTGGCCTACCTGGAAAAGTATAACGTTCCGTACAACAAACTGCACGACAAAGGCTTTGTGAGCATAGGCTGTGCGCCTTGTACACGCGCCATCGAGGCTGGAGAACATCCCCGCGCAGGCCGCTGGTGGTGGGAACAGTCGAAGAAAGAGTGCGGATTGCACGGATAA
- the dapB gene encoding 4-hydroxy-tetrahydrodipicolinate reductase produces the protein MKIALIGYGKMGQAIDAIATAKGHEVVLRIDMNSQHLLEKEHLSKADVAIEFTTPETAYHNILKCFEANVPVVSGTTGWLEKLPEIKALAVEKNQGFLHATNFSIGVNIFFEVNKRLASLMAGQPQYNVQMEEIHHTQKKDAPSGTAITLAEQVLASVTRKTGWVNEETSKPENLAIISKRIDPAPGTHTITYTSAIDDISITHTAHSREGFAAGAVVAAEWLKGKTGVFSMKEVLGIGD, from the coding sequence ATGAAAATTGCGCTTATCGGTTATGGTAAAATGGGACAGGCAATAGATGCCATTGCCACTGCCAAAGGTCACGAAGTGGTGCTCCGGATAGACATGAACAGTCAGCATCTGCTGGAAAAGGAACACTTGTCAAAGGCAGATGTGGCGATTGAGTTTACCACCCCTGAAACAGCCTATCACAATATTCTGAAATGCTTTGAGGCCAATGTACCGGTTGTAAGTGGTACCACTGGCTGGCTGGAAAAACTGCCTGAGATCAAAGCACTTGCCGTGGAAAAAAACCAGGGCTTTCTCCACGCCACCAATTTCAGTATCGGTGTAAATATTTTCTTTGAGGTTAACAAACGGCTTGCTTCACTGATGGCCGGACAGCCTCAGTATAATGTGCAGATGGAAGAAATCCATCATACCCAGAAGAAAGACGCTCCCAGTGGTACTGCTATTACCCTGGCAGAACAGGTGCTGGCCAGCGTAACCCGTAAAACCGGCTGGGTGAATGAAGAAACTTCCAAACCGGAAAATCTGGCTATCATCTCCAAAAGGATAGACCCGGCGCCGGGTACCCACACGATCACTTACACTTCCGCCATCGATGATATCTCCATTACCCATACCGCCCATTCCCGGGAAGGCTTTGCTGCAGGCGCAGTAGTAGCCGCAGAATGGCTGAAAGGTAAAACCGGCGTTTTTTCCATGAAAGAAGTGCTTGGCATCGGAGACTAG
- a CDS encoding Rrf2 family transcriptional regulator, which translates to MLSKKTQYAFHALVHLAENVDKGPILISEIAQEKNISIKFLENILLELKNAGILGSKKGKGGGYYLMRPPKEIALAKIIRLLDGPIALLPCVSLNYYERCENCRDEATCGLNEVMSKVRDSALKILENKTLKDILTRG; encoded by the coding sequence ATGTTATCGAAAAAAACACAATACGCTTTTCACGCATTAGTTCACCTGGCTGAGAATGTAGATAAGGGCCCCATCCTTATATCAGAAATTGCCCAGGAGAAAAATATCTCTATCAAGTTCCTGGAAAACATCTTACTGGAGTTGAAGAACGCTGGTATTTTGGGTAGCAAGAAAGGAAAGGGAGGCGGTTATTACCTGATGCGCCCCCCGAAAGAGATAGCCCTGGCAAAGATTATCCGTCTGCTGGATGGTCCTATTGCCTTGTTGCCTTGTGTTAGCCTCAATTACTATGAGCGCTGTGAAAATTGCAGGGATGAGGCCACTTGCGGCCTGAATGAGGTAATGAGCAAAGTGAGAGATTCTGCGCTGAAAATTCTGGAGAATAAGACGCTGAAAGATATTCTGACACGAGGATAG
- a CDS encoding GTP-binding protein: protein MEVLRIATSGSVDDGKSTLIGRLLYDTNSIPQDKMEALHSASKRKGLDFTDLSLLTDGLVAEREQGITIDVAHIYFSTPTRKYIIADTPGHIEYTRNMVTGASNAQVSLILIDARKGIVEQTHRHFFIANLLRIPYLAVCVNKMDLVEYNEARFNQIVEDFQQVLNNAGFKGQEVKFIPISSLYGENVATRTGTISWYEGPTLLEYLEQISFDHEDNNHPSRFPIQSVIRPRTTEFHDFRGFAGKVASGHFSVGDEVISLPSNQKSRIKTIEQFEKQLTVAHARESVVITLEDEIDSSRGNMLVKTTEVPAQLKEISASVCWMDQQKLTAGKTYLLQHGVNRVKAKVQQINYITDVTNHVQLTDKTEMGLNDIGRITLKTAAPVFADPYQSNPANGAFILIDEFNNTTVAVGFIE from the coding sequence ATGGAAGTTTTACGTATAGCCACTTCCGGTAGTGTGGATGATGGTAAAAGTACCTTGATCGGCCGTTTACTATATGACACCAATTCAATTCCGCAGGATAAAATGGAAGCACTCCATTCGGCCAGCAAACGTAAAGGACTTGATTTCACGGATCTGTCGCTGCTCACCGATGGGCTGGTAGCTGAACGCGAACAAGGGATCACCATTGATGTGGCACACATCTACTTCTCCACTCCTACCCGCAAATATATTATCGCTGATACACCGGGGCATATCGAATATACCCGTAACATGGTGACCGGCGCTTCCAATGCGCAGGTATCACTCATCCTGATCGATGCGCGCAAAGGAATTGTAGAGCAAACCCATCGTCACTTCTTTATCGCCAACCTCCTGCGTATTCCTTACCTGGCAGTGTGCGTGAATAAGATGGACCTGGTGGAATACAATGAAGCGCGGTTCAATCAGATAGTGGAAGACTTCCAGCAGGTATTGAACAACGCCGGCTTCAAGGGGCAGGAAGTGAAATTTATTCCGATATCTTCCCTGTATGGGGAAAACGTGGCTACACGCACCGGCACTATCAGCTGGTATGAAGGTCCGACCTTACTGGAATACCTGGAGCAGATTTCTTTTGATCATGAAGATAACAATCATCCTTCCCGTTTCCCTATCCAGAGCGTGATTCGTCCGAGAACCACTGAGTTCCACGATTTCCGCGGATTTGCGGGCAAAGTGGCCAGCGGCCATTTCAGTGTAGGCGACGAAGTGATTTCATTGCCTTCCAACCAGAAAAGCCGTATAAAAACCATCGAACAATTCGAAAAGCAACTAACGGTAGCGCATGCACGTGAAAGTGTGGTGATCACACTGGAAGATGAAATAGACAGCAGCAGAGGTAATATGCTGGTAAAAACCACAGAAGTACCTGCACAGCTGAAAGAAATAAGCGCCAGCGTATGCTGGATGGATCAACAAAAACTCACTGCCGGTAAAACCTATTTACTGCAGCACGGCGTAAACCGGGTGAAAGCCAAAGTACAACAGATCAACTACATCACAGATGTAACGAATCATGTACAGCTTACTGATAAAACAGAAATGGGATTAAATGATATAGGAAGAATTACATTGAAAACAGCTGCACCTGTATTTGCAGATCCTTATCAAAGTAACCCTGCCAACGGCGCATTTATTCTCATCGACGAGTTTAACAATACAACCGTAGCGGTTGGCTTCATAGAGTAG
- a CDS encoding PspC domain-containing protein has product MNRIKDFVEWKAFGVCAAIGDKLGIATSRIRIFFIYATFLTMGSPLIVYMILAFWVNMKHYILNARRNPLRYL; this is encoded by the coding sequence ATGAACCGGATAAAAGATTTTGTGGAATGGAAGGCGTTCGGTGTATGTGCTGCTATTGGAGATAAGTTAGGCATAGCCACGTCACGTATACGCATCTTCTTCATCTATGCTACCTTTCTGACTATGGGATCCCCACTCATCGTCTATATGATACTTGCTTTCTGGGTTAACATGAAGCATTATATCCTGAACGCAAGGCGAAACCCACTGAGATATCTATAA
- a CDS encoding NAD-dependent epimerase/dehydratase family protein, producing MKRDKILVIGACGQIGVELTLALRKMYGDANVVASDLREEHELLKGTGPYVSLDVMNKEMLHVLVIRHNITQIYLLAAILSATGEKNPLLAWHINMQSLLNVLDIAKEEHLDKVYWPSSIAVFGPDSPASSTPQHTIIEPTTIYGISKFAGERWCEYYNHRFGVDVRSLRYPGLISYKSAPGGGTTDYAVEIFHEAKEHKQYTSFLSEDTYLPMMYMPDAIRATIELMEADASRISVRSAYNLSAMSFSPKEIGAEIKKHIPDFVMSYEPDYRQQIADGWPDSIDDQQARHDWNWKPEYDLTTMTTDMLKNI from the coding sequence ATGAAGAGAGATAAGATTCTGGTTATTGGCGCCTGTGGACAAATCGGTGTGGAACTGACCCTGGCCCTGAGGAAGATGTACGGGGATGCGAACGTAGTGGCATCCGACCTGCGGGAAGAACATGAGTTACTGAAGGGTACCGGGCCATATGTATCGCTGGATGTAATGAATAAGGAGATGTTGCACGTGCTGGTGATCCGTCATAATATAACCCAGATCTACCTGCTGGCGGCTATTTTATCGGCTACCGGTGAAAAGAATCCGCTGCTGGCCTGGCATATCAATATGCAAAGCCTGCTGAATGTGCTGGACATTGCGAAAGAAGAGCACCTCGATAAGGTATACTGGCCCAGCTCTATCGCCGTATTCGGACCAGATTCCCCCGCCAGTTCAACGCCACAGCATACCATTATCGAACCTACCACCATCTATGGCATCAGTAAATTCGCCGGTGAACGCTGGTGCGAATACTACAATCACCGCTTCGGGGTGGATGTACGCAGCCTCAGATATCCGGGCCTGATCAGCTATAAATCAGCGCCAGGTGGCGGTACTACCGATTATGCAGTAGAAATATTCCATGAAGCTAAGGAGCATAAGCAATATACCAGCTTCCTCTCTGAGGATACCTATCTGCCTATGATGTATATGCCCGATGCCATCAGAGCTACCATAGAGCTGATGGAAGCAGATGCTTCCCGCATCAGCGTTCGTTCGGCCTATAACCTTTCCGCTATGAGCTTCTCTCCAAAAGAGATCGGCGCAGAGATCAAAAAGCATATACCGGATTTTGTAATGTCGTATGAACCGGATTATCGCCAGCAGATTGCAGATGGCTGGCCGGATAGTATAGATGATCAACAGGCGCGCCACGACTGGAACTGGAAGCCTGAATATGATCTGACAACGATGACAACGGACATGTTGAAGAACATATAA
- the kdsA gene encoding 3-deoxy-8-phosphooctulonate synthase codes for MKHLKSLFKEQYNPENFFLIAGPCVVEDEDLLMTVAEKVTKICKRLAIPYIFKASYRKANRTSVHSFTGIGDVEGLDLLQKIGQTFNVPVTSDIHSAAEAAMAAAYVDVLQIPAFLCRQTDILLAAAETGKVVNVKKGQFLSGEAMKFAVEKIKGTGNEHIMLTERGTTFGYQDLVVDYRNIPIMKHLGQPVVMDCTHSLQQPNQTSGVTGGNPQMISTIAKAAIATGADGLFIETHPDPSKAKSDGANMLRLELLEELLEKLVEIRKVVK; via the coding sequence ATGAAGCATTTGAAATCTCTGTTTAAAGAACAATACAACCCGGAGAACTTTTTCCTGATCGCTGGCCCTTGTGTGGTAGAAGATGAGGATCTGCTGATGACGGTGGCGGAAAAGGTGACTAAGATCTGTAAAAGGCTGGCCATCCCTTACATCTTCAAAGCCTCCTACCGGAAAGCCAATCGTACCAGTGTGCATTCCTTTACAGGCATCGGGGATGTAGAAGGACTGGACCTGTTGCAAAAAATAGGGCAGACCTTCAACGTTCCGGTTACTTCCGATATCCATTCTGCAGCGGAAGCGGCCATGGCAGCAGCCTATGTGGACGTGTTACAAATTCCGGCCTTCCTTTGCCGTCAAACTGATATCCTGCTGGCAGCTGCAGAAACCGGAAAAGTAGTGAATGTGAAAAAGGGACAGTTCCTGAGTGGGGAAGCCATGAAATTTGCGGTGGAAAAGATCAAGGGTACCGGCAATGAACATATTATGCTTACTGAAAGAGGTACCACTTTCGGTTACCAGGATCTGGTAGTGGATTATCGCAATATTCCCATCATGAAGCACCTGGGCCAGCCTGTAGTAATGGATTGTACGCATTCCCTGCAGCAGCCGAACCAAACGAGTGGTGTTACAGGCGGTAATCCGCAAATGATCAGCACTATCGCCAAAGCGGCTATTGCTACCGGCGCCGATGGTTTGTTTATAGAAACTCATCCTGATCCTTCCAAAGCCAAATCCGACGGTGCTAATATGCTTCGCCTTGAGTTGCTGGAGGAACTACTCGAAAAACTGGTCGAAATCAGGAAAGTAGTGAAGTAA